Proteins from a single region of Gambusia affinis linkage group LG12, SWU_Gaff_1.0, whole genome shotgun sequence:
- the LOC122841521 gene encoding protein disulfide-isomerase TMX3-like isoform X4, with protein sequence METTEPEEIWLIQFYAPWCSFCKQLDPVWHQIGSELRSLGSPVRVGKSDATVNTGLAREFKIRNYPAILMLKNDVKFNYPGSRTKEAIMDFADRVSGPLVRSLSSKRLFQHAVSHHDVLVLYVGATSELKGNLTAAAEELIVHTYFFSASREILPQEVTLTSLPAVLLFKDGTYFIYDEEQDGDLKSWIKRERFPNFFLIDGYTLYAMGESGKLVLLALLEERHLCEENLRYKLLVEKVATEHKDTYSRKFYFGFMEDSGYIDGLIMGEAPVPSLMVVNLSNDGYFLPPAPIETELQLLDFLDGVLDGGVEALGGNGFTQRVRRFLYETRMTLTPVFRDAPVLGCFLIGFPLVVGCVFCYLCIKNRPGSADDDEDTPLLAPSMQRKKKLTEKKSD encoded by the exons ATGGAAACTACAGAACCAGAGGAGATCTGGCTCATCCAG TTTTACGCCCCCTGGTGTTCCTTCTGCAAACAGCTGGATCCTGTCTGGCACCAAATTGGATCAGAACTTCGGAGTCTCGGCTCTCCGGTTCGCGTTGGAAAATCTGATGCTACAGTCAACACTG GTTTGGCCAGAGAGTTCAAGATCCGAAATTATCCTGCCATCCTCAT GCTGAAGAACGACGTCAAGTTCAACTACCCCGGGTCCAGAACCAAGGAGGCAATTATGGACTTCGCTGACCGGGTCTCAGG GCCGCTGGTTCGTTCTCTAAGCAGCAAACGCCTCTTCCAACACGCCGTCAGCCACCATGATGTCCTGGTCCTTTATGTGGGAGCAACGTCAGAGCTCAAG ggaaacctgacagctgcagcagaggaactAATCGTCCACACTTACTTCTTCTCTGCCAGCAGAGAGATCCTGCCACAG GAAGTGACTCTGACGTCTCTACCAGCTGTACTGCTTTTTAAGGACGGGACATACTTCATTTATGATG AGGAACAGGATGGAGACCTGAAGTCCTGGATCAAAAGAGAACGCTTCCCCAACTTCTTTCTGATTGATGGCTACACCCTGTATGCCATGGGGGAGTCAG GCAAACTGGTCTTACTGGCTCTGCTGGAGGAGAGACACCTGTGTGAAGAAAACCTAAG GTATAAGCTTCTGGTGGAGAAGGTGGCCACAGAGCACAAGGACACCTATAGCAG GAAGTTTTACTTCGGTTTCATGGAGGACAGCGGGTACATCGACGGACTCATCATGGG AGAGGCCCCCGTCCCCTCCCTGATGGTGGTCAACCTGTCCAACGATGGCTACTTCCTGCCGCCAGCCCCCATAGagacagagctgcagctgctggactTCCTGGACGGTGTGCTGGACGGCGGTGTGGAG GCTCTGGGAGGAAACGGCTTCACTCAGCGCGTCCGACGCTTTCTTTACGAGACCAGAATGACACTAACG CCGGTATTCAGGGATGCCCCGGTGCTCGGCTGCTTCCTGATTGGCTTCCCGCTGGTGGTCGGCTGCGTGTTCTGCTACCTCTGCATCAAGaaccgacccggttctgctgaTGATGACGAAGACACTCCTCTGCTGGCGCCATCAATGCAACGCAAGAAGAAACTGACAGAGAAAAAGTCCGACTGA
- the riok1 gene encoding serine/threonine-protein kinase RIO1: protein MEQVASVSGQFDDAEEEDSSQSGHVISDITAQLTSEWLDDEDEDEDGEDEDEEWEWTSPADWTKRINQTGTSCQANRQNPSRKTASSTPTDKVLRKYEQKINLDQLNLEDSVTNKVTANQRQKEAGTYRVKDKSDRATVEQVLDPRTRMILFKMLSRGIISEINGCISTGKEANVYHARTAAGESRAIKIYKTSILQFKDRDKYVSGEFRFRHGYCKGNPRKMVRTWAEKEMRNLIRLQAAGIPSPEPVLLRSHVLLMGFIGKDNRPAPLLKHAVLTGSKARQLYLQVVRDMQRMFQRARLVHADLSEFNMLYHGGDAYIIDVSQAVEHDHPHALDFLRKDCSNVNEFFARRGVAAMTLRELFDFITDPAVSSDNMEAYLDKAMATAAQRTAEQRSDRDRVDEEVFKQAYIPRTLTQVRGYERHVELMRSEEAAAISGHHDDVLYQTLTGLKKDLSGVQTVPVLLEEDRPSSEEEEEGEEEEEEEKEEDQEGSPMDKKERKRMVKEAQRERRKSKVPKYVKKRKEKVAKMKKGR from the exons ATGGAACAGGTCGCGAGCGTCTCTGGTCAGTTTGATGAcgcagaggaagaggacag CAGCCAATCAGGGCATGTCATTAGTGACATCACAGCCCAGCTGACGTCAGAGTGGCtggatgatgaggatgaggatgaagatggtgaggatgaagatgaggagtGGGAGTGGACCTCTCCAGCTGATTGGACCAAAAGAATCAACCAGACCGGCACCAGCTGTCAG GCCAACCGGCAGAACCCATCCAGAAAGACGGCGTCATCGACTCCGACCGACAAGGTTCTGAGGAAATATGAGCAGAAGATCAATCTCG ACCAGCTGAACTTGGAGGACAGCGTGACCAACAAGGTGACGGCCAATCAGAGGCAGAAGGAGGCCGGAAC GTACAGAGTGAAGGACAAATCAGACCGAGCCACCGTAGAACAG GTGCTGGACCCTCGGACTCGGATGATTCTGTTCAAGATGCTGAGTCGCGGAATCATCAGCGAGATCAACGGCTGCATCAGCACCGGGAAGGAG GCTAACGTTTACCACGCCAGAACGGCGGCTGGAGAAAGCAGAGCCATCAAGATCTACAAAACGTCCATCCTTCAGTTCAAGGACCGGGATAAGTACGTCAGCGGAGAGTTCAG GTTCCGCCACGGCTACTGTAAAGGAAACCCCAGGAAGATGGTGAGAACCTGGGCTGAGAAAGAGATGAGGAATCTGATCAG GTTGCAGGCAGCCGGCATTCCCAGTCCAGAACCGGTTCTGCTCCGGAGTCATGTTCTGCTAATGGGTTTCATCGGAAAAGACAACAG GCCGGCTCCTCTGCTGAAGCACGCGGTTCTGACCGGGTCCAAGGCCCGGCAGCTGTACCTGCAGGTGGTCCGAGACATGCAGCGGATGTTCCAGCGAGCCCGGCTCGTCCACGCCGACCTGAGCGAATTCAACATGCT GTACCACGGCGGAGATGCTTATATCATCGACGTGTCGCAGGCGGTGGAACACGACCATCCGCACGCCCTGGACTTCCTGCGCAAGGACTGCAGCAATGTCAATG AGTTCTTTGCGCGGCGCGGCGTGGCAGCCATGACGTTACGGGAGCTGTTCGACTTCATCACTGACCCGGCCGTCTCCAGCGACAATATGGAGGCATACCTGGACAAG GCCATGGCGACGGCGGCCCAGCGCACGGCGGAGCAGCGATCGGACCGGGACCGGGTCGACGAGGAG GTGTTTAAGCAGGCCTACATCCCGCGCACGCTGACCCAGGTGAGAGGCTACGAGCGCCACGTGGAGCTGATGAGGTCCGAGGAGGCAGCGGCCATTAGTGGTCACCATGACGAC GTTCTGTACCAGACGTTGACGGGCCTGAAGAAGGACCTCTCTGGAGTCCAGACG GTTCCagtgctgctggaggaggaccGGCCTTcatcagaggaggaagaggaaggtgaggaagaggaggaagaggagaaagaggaggaccAAGAGGGAAGTCCGATGGATAAGAAG gagaggaagaggatggtGAAGGAAGcccagagggagaggaggaagagcaaaGTCCCCAAATACgtgaagaagaggaaggagaaggtGGCCAAGATGAAGAAGGGCCGATGA
- the cdyl gene encoding chromodomain Y-like protein isoform X2, which produces MSYVHEFNRRHLERDAALLRSTRGSPCGAIRPEPRPPTEAPPPDSFGPARRSVDLAKSGIKILVPRSPMNPRPDSEDSPSEATQSLEAGAQEAGAQEAHPVPPEVALLEKPVAIQLAPGQERARMGTRPRNQNPLPSLPPPAPMTPMTPAAVHSLCSSGNTAVMEAVTGATGAVGKRRLEERSTFDKRLRVSVRQTESAYRYRDIVVKKQDGFTYILLSTKSSENNALNPEVMKEIQSAMATAASDDSKLVLIGAVGSVFCCGLDFLYFIRRLADDRKKESIKMAETIRTFVNTFIQFRKPIVAAVNGPALGLGAALLPLCDVVWANEKAWFQTPYSTCGQTPDGCSSFTFPRIMGPASANELLLGGRKLTAQEACLKGLVSQVLWPATFTQEVMLRIKELVAVDSQVLQESKALMRSTSRGALEQANERECEALKRVWGSLQGTDSILQFLQKRTELC; this is translated from the exons ATGTCCTACGTCCACGAGTTCAACCGACGGCACTTGGAACGGGACGCTGCCCTGCTGCGCTCCACCCGTGGGTCCCCCTGCGGCGCCATCCGACCGGAGCCTCGGCCCCCCACGGAGGCCCCACCCCCGGACTCTTTCGGTCCCGCACGCCGCAGCGTGGACCTGGCCAAGAGCGGGATCAAGATCCTGGTTCCTCGGAGCCCCATGAACCCGCGGCCGGACTCGGAGGACTCGCCCAGTGAGGCTACGCAGAGCCTGGAGGCGGGCGCTCAGGAGGCGGGAGCTCAGGAGGCGCACCCGGTCCCACCGGAGGTCGCCCTGCTGGAGAAACCGGTGGCCATCCAGCTGGCGCCCGGCCAGGAAAGGGCCCGCATGGGGACCCGGCCCCGGAACCAGAACCCGCTGCCATCGCTGCCGCCACCAGCCCCCATGACCCCCATGACCCCTGCGGCGGTCCACTCCCTCTGCAGCTCCG GGAACACAGCGGTGATGGAGGCCGTTACCGGGGCGACCGGAGCCGTGGGAAAGCGGCGGCTGGAGGAGCGCTCCACATTCGACAAGAGGCTGAGGGTCAGCGTCCGCCAGACGGAGAGCGCCTACCGCTACCGCGACATCGTGGTGAAAAAACAAGATGGCTTCACCTACATCCTGCTGTCCACCAAGAGCTCCGAGAACAATGCGCTCAACCCGGAG GTGATGAAGGAAATCCAGAGTGCCATGGCAACAGCGGCGTCCGATGACAGCAAACTGGTGTTGATCGGTGCTGTCGGTAGCGTCTTCTGCTGTGGCCTTGACTTCCTGTACTTCATCAGGCGACTGGCAGACGACAGGAAGAAGGAGAGCATCAAGATGGCCGAAACCATCAG aaCCTTCGTCAACACCTTCATCCAGTTCAGGAAGCCCATCGTGGCGGCAGTGAACGGCCCGGCACTCGGACTCGGCGCCGCCCTCCTGCCTCTGTGCGACGTGGTGTGGGCCAATGAGAAGGCTTGGTTCCAGACGCCGTACTCCACCTGCGGCCAGACGCCCGACGGCTGCAGCTCTTTCACCTTCCCTCGCATCATGGGCCCGGCCTCG GCTAACGAGTTGCTGCTGGGCGGCAGGAAGCTGACGGCCCAGGAGGCGTGTCTTAAGGGTTTGGTGTCGCAGGTGTTGTGGCCGGCAACGTTCACGCAGGAAGTGATGCTACGGATCAAGGAGCTGGTGGCCGTCGACTCTCAG GTTCTGCAGGAGTCCAAAGCCCTGATGAGGAGCACCAGCCGCGGCGCCCTGGAGCAAGCCAACGAACGCGAGTGCGAAGCCCTGAAGCGCGTTTGGGGATCCCTGCAGGGAACGGACTCCATCCTGCAGTTTCTGCAGAAGAGAACAGAACTCtgctag
- the cdyl gene encoding chromodomain Y-like protein isoform X1: MATEELYEVERIVDRRRSRKGRVEYLVRWRGYGSESDTWEPETHLSACMSYVHEFNRRHLERDAALLRSTRGSPCGAIRPEPRPPTEAPPPDSFGPARRSVDLAKSGIKILVPRSPMNPRPDSEDSPSEATQSLEAGAQEAGAQEAHPVPPEVALLEKPVAIQLAPGQERARMGTRPRNQNPLPSLPPPAPMTPMTPAAVHSLCSSGNTAVMEAVTGATGAVGKRRLEERSTFDKRLRVSVRQTESAYRYRDIVVKKQDGFTYILLSTKSSENNALNPEVMKEIQSAMATAASDDSKLVLIGAVGSVFCCGLDFLYFIRRLADDRKKESIKMAETIRTFVNTFIQFRKPIVAAVNGPALGLGAALLPLCDVVWANEKAWFQTPYSTCGQTPDGCSSFTFPRIMGPASANELLLGGRKLTAQEACLKGLVSQVLWPATFTQEVMLRIKELVAVDSQVLQESKALMRSTSRGALEQANERECEALKRVWGSLQGTDSILQFLQKRTELC, translated from the exons ATGGCCACGGAGGAGTTGTACGAG GTGGAGCGCATCGTTGACAGGCGGCGGAGCAGGAAGGGGCGGGTGGAGTACCTGGTGAGGTGGAGAGGCTACGGCTCAGAGAGCGACACCTGGGAGCCGGAGACTCACCTGTCCGCCTGCATGTCCTACGTCCACGAGTTCAACCGACGGCACTTGGAACGGGACGCTGCCCTGCTGCGCTCCACCCGTGGGTCCCCCTGCGGCGCCATCCGACCGGAGCCTCGGCCCCCCACGGAGGCCCCACCCCCGGACTCTTTCGGTCCCGCACGCCGCAGCGTGGACCTGGCCAAGAGCGGGATCAAGATCCTGGTTCCTCGGAGCCCCATGAACCCGCGGCCGGACTCGGAGGACTCGCCCAGTGAGGCTACGCAGAGCCTGGAGGCGGGCGCTCAGGAGGCGGGAGCTCAGGAGGCGCACCCGGTCCCACCGGAGGTCGCCCTGCTGGAGAAACCGGTGGCCATCCAGCTGGCGCCCGGCCAGGAAAGGGCCCGCATGGGGACCCGGCCCCGGAACCAGAACCCGCTGCCATCGCTGCCGCCACCAGCCCCCATGACCCCCATGACCCCTGCGGCGGTCCACTCCCTCTGCAGCTCCG GGAACACAGCGGTGATGGAGGCCGTTACCGGGGCGACCGGAGCCGTGGGAAAGCGGCGGCTGGAGGAGCGCTCCACATTCGACAAGAGGCTGAGGGTCAGCGTCCGCCAGACGGAGAGCGCCTACCGCTACCGCGACATCGTGGTGAAAAAACAAGATGGCTTCACCTACATCCTGCTGTCCACCAAGAGCTCCGAGAACAATGCGCTCAACCCGGAG GTGATGAAGGAAATCCAGAGTGCCATGGCAACAGCGGCGTCCGATGACAGCAAACTGGTGTTGATCGGTGCTGTCGGTAGCGTCTTCTGCTGTGGCCTTGACTTCCTGTACTTCATCAGGCGACTGGCAGACGACAGGAAGAAGGAGAGCATCAAGATGGCCGAAACCATCAG aaCCTTCGTCAACACCTTCATCCAGTTCAGGAAGCCCATCGTGGCGGCAGTGAACGGCCCGGCACTCGGACTCGGCGCCGCCCTCCTGCCTCTGTGCGACGTGGTGTGGGCCAATGAGAAGGCTTGGTTCCAGACGCCGTACTCCACCTGCGGCCAGACGCCCGACGGCTGCAGCTCTTTCACCTTCCCTCGCATCATGGGCCCGGCCTCG GCTAACGAGTTGCTGCTGGGCGGCAGGAAGCTGACGGCCCAGGAGGCGTGTCTTAAGGGTTTGGTGTCGCAGGTGTTGTGGCCGGCAACGTTCACGCAGGAAGTGATGCTACGGATCAAGGAGCTGGTGGCCGTCGACTCTCAG GTTCTGCAGGAGTCCAAAGCCCTGATGAGGAGCACCAGCCGCGGCGCCCTGGAGCAAGCCAACGAACGCGAGTGCGAAGCCCTGAAGCGCGTTTGGGGATCCCTGCAGGGAACGGACTCCATCCTGCAGTTTCTGCAGAAGAGAACAGAACTCtgctag
- the LOC122841521 gene encoding protein disulfide-isomerase TMX3-like isoform X2 yields MAAQRSSVLLAGLLLVPVLLGSAFVEELDDSFMETTEPEEIWLIQFYAPWCSFCKQLDPVWHQIGSELRSLGSPVRVGKSDATVNTGLAREFKIRNYPAILMLKNDVKFNYPGSRTKEAIMDFADRVSGPLVRSLSSKRLFQHAVSHHDVLVLYVGATSELKGNLTAAAEELIVHTYFFSASREILPQEVTLTSLPAVLLFKDGTYFIYDEEQDGDLKSWIKRERFPNFFLIDGYTLYAMGESGKLVLLALLEERHLCEENLRYKLLVEKVATEHKDTYSRKFYFGFMEDSGYIDGLIMGEAPVPSLMVVNLSNDGYFLPPAPIETELQLLDFLDGVLDGGVEALGGNGFTQRVRRFLYETRMTLTPVFRDAPVLGCFLIGFPLVVGCVFCYLCIKNRPGSADDDEDTPLLAPSMQRKKKLTEKKSD; encoded by the exons ATGGCGGCCCAGAGGAGCTCGGTTCTGCTCGCAG GTCTGCTGCTGGTACCGGTTCTGTTGGGATCAGCTTTCGTGGAGGAACTGGACGACTC CTTCATGGAAACTACAGAACCAGAGGAGATCTGGCTCATCCAG TTTTACGCCCCCTGGTGTTCCTTCTGCAAACAGCTGGATCCTGTCTGGCACCAAATTGGATCAGAACTTCGGAGTCTCGGCTCTCCGGTTCGCGTTGGAAAATCTGATGCTACAGTCAACACTG GTTTGGCCAGAGAGTTCAAGATCCGAAATTATCCTGCCATCCTCAT GCTGAAGAACGACGTCAAGTTCAACTACCCCGGGTCCAGAACCAAGGAGGCAATTATGGACTTCGCTGACCGGGTCTCAGG GCCGCTGGTTCGTTCTCTAAGCAGCAAACGCCTCTTCCAACACGCCGTCAGCCACCATGATGTCCTGGTCCTTTATGTGGGAGCAACGTCAGAGCTCAAG ggaaacctgacagctgcagcagaggaactAATCGTCCACACTTACTTCTTCTCTGCCAGCAGAGAGATCCTGCCACAG GAAGTGACTCTGACGTCTCTACCAGCTGTACTGCTTTTTAAGGACGGGACATACTTCATTTATGATG AGGAACAGGATGGAGACCTGAAGTCCTGGATCAAAAGAGAACGCTTCCCCAACTTCTTTCTGATTGATGGCTACACCCTGTATGCCATGGGGGAGTCAG GCAAACTGGTCTTACTGGCTCTGCTGGAGGAGAGACACCTGTGTGAAGAAAACCTAAG GTATAAGCTTCTGGTGGAGAAGGTGGCCACAGAGCACAAGGACACCTATAGCAG GAAGTTTTACTTCGGTTTCATGGAGGACAGCGGGTACATCGACGGACTCATCATGGG AGAGGCCCCCGTCCCCTCCCTGATGGTGGTCAACCTGTCCAACGATGGCTACTTCCTGCCGCCAGCCCCCATAGagacagagctgcagctgctggactTCCTGGACGGTGTGCTGGACGGCGGTGTGGAG GCTCTGGGAGGAAACGGCTTCACTCAGCGCGTCCGACGCTTTCTTTACGAGACCAGAATGACACTAACG CCGGTATTCAGGGATGCCCCGGTGCTCGGCTGCTTCCTGATTGGCTTCCCGCTGGTGGTCGGCTGCGTGTTCTGCTACCTCTGCATCAAGaaccgacccggttctgctgaTGATGACGAAGACACTCCTCTGCTGGCGCCATCAATGCAACGCAAGAAGAAACTGACAGAGAAAAAGTCCGACTGA
- the LOC122841521 gene encoding protein disulfide-isomerase TMX3-like isoform X1: MDTTGGLTCCDPVLERPGSDPVTEEQVRSAGLLLVPVLLGSAFVEELDDSFMETTEPEEIWLIQFYAPWCSFCKQLDPVWHQIGSELRSLGSPVRVGKSDATVNTGLAREFKIRNYPAILMLKNDVKFNYPGSRTKEAIMDFADRVSGPLVRSLSSKRLFQHAVSHHDVLVLYVGATSELKGNLTAAAEELIVHTYFFSASREILPQEVTLTSLPAVLLFKDGTYFIYDEEQDGDLKSWIKRERFPNFFLIDGYTLYAMGESGKLVLLALLEERHLCEENLRYKLLVEKVATEHKDTYSRKFYFGFMEDSGYIDGLIMGEAPVPSLMVVNLSNDGYFLPPAPIETELQLLDFLDGVLDGGVEALGGNGFTQRVRRFLYETRMTLTPVFRDAPVLGCFLIGFPLVVGCVFCYLCIKNRPGSADDDEDTPLLAPSMQRKKKLTEKKSD, encoded by the exons ATGGACACGACAGGTGGACTTACCTGCTGCGATCCGGTCCTGGAGCGtcccggttctgatccggttacAGAGGAACAAGTTCGATCAGCTG GTCTGCTGCTGGTACCGGTTCTGTTGGGATCAGCTTTCGTGGAGGAACTGGACGACTC CTTCATGGAAACTACAGAACCAGAGGAGATCTGGCTCATCCAG TTTTACGCCCCCTGGTGTTCCTTCTGCAAACAGCTGGATCCTGTCTGGCACCAAATTGGATCAGAACTTCGGAGTCTCGGCTCTCCGGTTCGCGTTGGAAAATCTGATGCTACAGTCAACACTG GTTTGGCCAGAGAGTTCAAGATCCGAAATTATCCTGCCATCCTCAT GCTGAAGAACGACGTCAAGTTCAACTACCCCGGGTCCAGAACCAAGGAGGCAATTATGGACTTCGCTGACCGGGTCTCAGG GCCGCTGGTTCGTTCTCTAAGCAGCAAACGCCTCTTCCAACACGCCGTCAGCCACCATGATGTCCTGGTCCTTTATGTGGGAGCAACGTCAGAGCTCAAG ggaaacctgacagctgcagcagaggaactAATCGTCCACACTTACTTCTTCTCTGCCAGCAGAGAGATCCTGCCACAG GAAGTGACTCTGACGTCTCTACCAGCTGTACTGCTTTTTAAGGACGGGACATACTTCATTTATGATG AGGAACAGGATGGAGACCTGAAGTCCTGGATCAAAAGAGAACGCTTCCCCAACTTCTTTCTGATTGATGGCTACACCCTGTATGCCATGGGGGAGTCAG GCAAACTGGTCTTACTGGCTCTGCTGGAGGAGAGACACCTGTGTGAAGAAAACCTAAG GTATAAGCTTCTGGTGGAGAAGGTGGCCACAGAGCACAAGGACACCTATAGCAG GAAGTTTTACTTCGGTTTCATGGAGGACAGCGGGTACATCGACGGACTCATCATGGG AGAGGCCCCCGTCCCCTCCCTGATGGTGGTCAACCTGTCCAACGATGGCTACTTCCTGCCGCCAGCCCCCATAGagacagagctgcagctgctggactTCCTGGACGGTGTGCTGGACGGCGGTGTGGAG GCTCTGGGAGGAAACGGCTTCACTCAGCGCGTCCGACGCTTTCTTTACGAGACCAGAATGACACTAACG CCGGTATTCAGGGATGCCCCGGTGCTCGGCTGCTTCCTGATTGGCTTCCCGCTGGTGGTCGGCTGCGTGTTCTGCTACCTCTGCATCAAGaaccgacccggttctgctgaTGATGACGAAGACACTCCTCTGCTGGCGCCATCAATGCAACGCAAGAAGAAACTGACAGAGAAAAAGTCCGACTGA
- the rpp40 gene encoding ribonuclease P protein subunit p40: protein MSADLSRTQRNLLVCERSSFLDEKNRVSSQVERLRFNYKVSVLLPECGSASSHLESILNSFSSFYLIKQLPLYELLDKDFLQSAVYQGSVYGLSFRTRIDEDNCVALMPNGHLVFSLDKDAFETLGLEGRPSRSNRTSSRYEVTVDLRDGTMAPGGRGYLRLLQGLTSRLKLQMDFLISHHPGGRASLQPLLSRCDWSEHKPEVCQHALSHLVHPTLRSCEPHDLLEWIGAVHGAVSRENSSSDFLSTLTCLEPEATISRVTSVSACGLLLPQDLQHLVEELRCHLQQAQTNSWASVTVHGFTDSPVSWGDGERDVLTGGHDLYNLLMFPDHTYRLHLAAGAQNTCPP from the exons ATGAGTGCGGACCTGAGCCGAACCCAGCGAAACCTGCTGGTCTGTGAGCGGTCCAGTTTTCTGGACGAAAAGAACCGCGTCAGTTCCCAGGTGGAGCGGCTGCGCTTCAACTACAAG GTATCTGTACTGCTACCTGAGTGTGGCTCCGCCTCCTCTCACCTGGAGTCCATCCTGAACAGCTTCAGCAGCTTCTACCTGATCAAGCAGCTTCCCCTCTATGAGCTGCTGGACAAAGACTTCCTGCAGAGCGCCGTGTACCAAG GCAGCGTGTACGGTCTGTCCTTCAGAACTCGGATCGACGAGGATAACTGCGTCGCTCTGATGCCAAATG gtcaCCTGGTGTTCTCTCTGGATAAGGACGCCTTCGAAACGCTGGGCCTTGAGGGCCGACCTTCCagatccaacagaaccagcagcagataCG AGGTAACGGTGGACCTGAGGGATGGCACCATGGCCCCTGGTGGGCGGGGCTACTTGAGGCTCCTCCAGGGTCTGACGTCACGCCTGAAGCTGCAGATGGACTTTCTGATCTCGCATCATCCGG GGGGCAGGGCCTCGCTGCAGCCCCTCCTATCTCGCTGTGATTGGTCGGAACACAAACCGGAGGTCTGCCAGCACGCCCTGAGCCACCTGGTCCACCCCACCCTGCGGTCGTGTGAACCCCATGACCTACTGGAGTGGATTGGTGCCGTCCACGGCGCCGTCAGCCG TGAGAATTCATCCAGCGACTTCCTGTCTACGCTCACCTGTCTGGAACCGGAGGCGACCATCAGCCGGGTGACGAGCGTGTCGGCCTGCGGACTGCTGCTACCGCAGGACCTGCAGCACCTGGTGGAGGAGCTGAG GTGTCACCTGCAGCAGGCCCAGACAAACTCCTGGGCTTCTGTGACCGTTCACGGCTTCACCGACAGTCCGGTGTCCTGGGGCGACGGCGAGCGCGATGTCCTGACCGGAGGTCACGACCTCTACAACTTGCTGATGTTCCCCGATCACACATACCGCCTACACCTGGCCGCTGGGGCACAGAACACCTGCCCACCCTGA
- the LOC122841521 gene encoding protein disulfide-isomerase TMX3-like isoform X3 produces MDTTGGLTCCDPVLERPGSDPVTEEQVRSAGLLLVPVLLGSAFVEELDDSFMETTEPEEIWLIQFYAPWCSFCKQLDPVWHQIGSELRSLGSPVRVGKSDATVNTGLAREFKIRNYPAILMLKNDVKFNYPGSRTKEAIMDFADRVSGPLVRSLSSKRLFQHAVSHHDVLVLYVGATSELKGNLTAAAEELIVHTYFFSASREILPQEVTLTSLPAVLLFKDGTYFIYDEEQDGDLKSWIKRERFPNFFLIDGYTLYAMGESGKLVLLALLEERHLCEENLRYKLLVEKVATEHKDTYSRKFYFGFMEDSGYIDGLIMGEAPVPSLMVVNLSNDGYFLPPAPIETELQLLDFLDGVLDGGVEALGGNGFTQRVRRFLYETRMTLTGCPGARLLPDWLPAGGRLRVLLPLHQEPTRFC; encoded by the exons ATGGACACGACAGGTGGACTTACCTGCTGCGATCCGGTCCTGGAGCGtcccggttctgatccggttacAGAGGAACAAGTTCGATCAGCTG GTCTGCTGCTGGTACCGGTTCTGTTGGGATCAGCTTTCGTGGAGGAACTGGACGACTC CTTCATGGAAACTACAGAACCAGAGGAGATCTGGCTCATCCAG TTTTACGCCCCCTGGTGTTCCTTCTGCAAACAGCTGGATCCTGTCTGGCACCAAATTGGATCAGAACTTCGGAGTCTCGGCTCTCCGGTTCGCGTTGGAAAATCTGATGCTACAGTCAACACTG GTTTGGCCAGAGAGTTCAAGATCCGAAATTATCCTGCCATCCTCAT GCTGAAGAACGACGTCAAGTTCAACTACCCCGGGTCCAGAACCAAGGAGGCAATTATGGACTTCGCTGACCGGGTCTCAGG GCCGCTGGTTCGTTCTCTAAGCAGCAAACGCCTCTTCCAACACGCCGTCAGCCACCATGATGTCCTGGTCCTTTATGTGGGAGCAACGTCAGAGCTCAAG ggaaacctgacagctgcagcagaggaactAATCGTCCACACTTACTTCTTCTCTGCCAGCAGAGAGATCCTGCCACAG GAAGTGACTCTGACGTCTCTACCAGCTGTACTGCTTTTTAAGGACGGGACATACTTCATTTATGATG AGGAACAGGATGGAGACCTGAAGTCCTGGATCAAAAGAGAACGCTTCCCCAACTTCTTTCTGATTGATGGCTACACCCTGTATGCCATGGGGGAGTCAG GCAAACTGGTCTTACTGGCTCTGCTGGAGGAGAGACACCTGTGTGAAGAAAACCTAAG GTATAAGCTTCTGGTGGAGAAGGTGGCCACAGAGCACAAGGACACCTATAGCAG GAAGTTTTACTTCGGTTTCATGGAGGACAGCGGGTACATCGACGGACTCATCATGGG AGAGGCCCCCGTCCCCTCCCTGATGGTGGTCAACCTGTCCAACGATGGCTACTTCCTGCCGCCAGCCCCCATAGagacagagctgcagctgctggactTCCTGGACGGTGTGCTGGACGGCGGTGTGGAG GCTCTGGGAGGAAACGGCTTCACTCAGCGCGTCCGACGCTTTCTTTACGAGACCAGAATGACACTAACG GGATGCCCCGGTGCTCGGCTGCTTCCTGATTGGCTTCCCGCTGGTGGTCGGCTGCGTGTTCTGCTACCTCTGCATCAAGaaccgacccggttctgctga